The Melospiza georgiana isolate bMelGeo1 chromosome Z, bMelGeo1.pri, whole genome shotgun sequence genome contains a region encoding:
- the NMRK1 gene encoding nicotinamide riboside kinase 1, which yields MKVLVIGLGGVTNGGKTTLAEKLKNMLPNCDIISQDDFFKPESEVETDERGFKLYDVLDALYMDEMVTSIRNWMKSPASSGVVTEESENTCDNLKNVHILIVEGFLLYNYEPLNELWNRRYFLTLPYEECKRRRSTRVYQPADTPGYFDGHVWPMYLKYKNELEENASMQVDYLDGTKSQEELLSYVYSDIIQELNKLREENQQVTS from the exons ATGAAAGTGTTGGTTATTGGCCTTGGGGG TGTAACAAATGGAGGGAAAACAACGCTAGCAGAAAAACTTAAGAATATGCTTCCCAACTGTGATATAATCTCTCAAGATGACTTCTTTAAG ccAGAGTCTGAAGTAGAAACAGATGAACGTGGATTTAAGCTATATGATG TACTTGATGCCCTCTATATGGATGAAATGGTGACAAGTATTCGCAATTGGATGAAAAGCCCAGCAAGCTCAGGTGTTGTGACAGAAGAGTCAGAGAATACCTGTGACAATCTGAAAAATGTTCATATTTTGATTGTTGAAGGCTTTCTCCTTTACAATTATGA GCCCCTTAATGAGCTATGGAATAGAAGATATTTTTTGACCCTGCCTTATGAAGAGTGCAAAAGGAGAAGGAG CACCAGAGTCTACCAGCCAGCAGATACACCAGGGTACTTCGATGGACACGTGTGGCCTATGtatttgaaatataaaaatgaattgGAAGAGAATGCAAGTATGCAAGTTG attATTTGGATGGAACAAAATCCCAAGAGGAGCTTTTATCCTATGTGTATAGTGATATAATACAGGAATTAAACAAGCTGAGGGAAGAAA aTCAGCAGGTCACATCATGA
- the OSTF1 gene encoding osteoclast-stimulating factor 1 — translation MSKPPPKPAKPGQVKVFRALYTFEPRTPDELYFEEGDIIYISDMSDTNWWKGTCKGRTGLIPSNYVAEQAESIDNPLHEAAKRGNLSWLRECLDNRVGVNGLDKAGNTALYWACHGGHKDVVDVLLAQANLELNQQNKLGDTALHAAAWKGYADIVEMLLEKGARTDLKNNEKKLALDMATNAACASLLKKKQSAGTVRTLSNAEEYLDDEDSD, via the exons ATGTCCAAGCCGCCACCTAAACCGGCCAAGCCAG ggCAGGTTAAAGTATTCAGGGCCCTGTATACATTTGAGCCCAGAACA ccAGATGAACTGTACTTTGAAGAAGGAGATATCATTTACATCTCAGACATG AGTGATACAAATTGGTGGAAAGGAACTTGTAAGGGGAGAACTGGACTAATTCCAAGCAACTATG TGGCAGAGCAAGCAGAGTCTATTGATAATCCACTGCATGAAGCTGCCAAACGAG GCAACCTGAGCTGGTTGAGAGAGTGTTTGGATAATCGAGTCGGTGTCAATGGTTTAGACAAAGCTGGAAACACAGCTCTGTATTGGGCATGCCATGGAGGCCATAAAG ATGTAGTAGATGTGCTGCTTGCCCAGGCAAACCTAGAGTTAAACCAACAG AACAAATTGGGAGACACAGCTTTGCATGCTGCTGCATGGAAAGGTTATGCAGATATTGTAGAGATGCTGCTGGAAAAGG GGGCAAGAACAGATCTGAAAAACAACGAGAAGAAACTGGCTTTAGATATGGCAACGAACGCAGCTTGTGCTTCCTTGCTTAAGAAGAAACAGAGTGCAG